One segment of Arvicanthis niloticus isolate mArvNil1 chromosome 5, mArvNil1.pat.X, whole genome shotgun sequence DNA contains the following:
- the Map7d1 gene encoding MAP7 domain-containing protein 1 isoform X12, with translation MESGPRVEPGPGAPVAVLARIPQEPRPSPEGDPSPPPPPTPMSALVPDTPPDTPPAMKNATNPKQLPLEPGNPTGQTSPQPAPSQEECPSSETKSRGPTPTATGPRDAKPSRRSSQPSPTTVPASDSPPAKQDVKKAGERHKLAKERREERAKYLAAKKAVWLEKEEKAKALREKQLQERRRRLEEQRLKAEQRRAALEERQRQKLEKNKERYEAAIQRSVKKTWAEIRQQRWSWAGALHHSSPGRKTNRSLQLSAWESSIVDRLMTPTLSFLARSRSAVTLPRNGRDQAVPVCPRSASASPLTPCSAPRSAHRCTPSGERPERRKPGTGGSPALARRRLEAAPVQKKEKKDKERENEKEKSALARERSLKKRQSLPASIRPRLSTGAEHSPKSKARPSSPSTTWHRPASPCPNPGPGHALPPKPPSPRGTTASPKGRVRRKEEAKESPSPSGPEDKNHSKSRTVEEKEPAAPTSPAPSPVPSPTPAQPQKEQSSTQIAADTAVPAVPAVPSVPTAPPTTAPSVTPSKPMAGTTDREEATRLLAEKRRQAREQREREEQERKLQAERDKRMREEQLAREAEARAEREAEARRREEQEAREKAQAEQEEQERLQKQKEEAEARSREEAERQRLEREKHFQKEEQERQERRKRLEEIMKRTRKSEAAETKQKQDGKETTANNSSPDPVKAVETRPSGLQKDPMQKEELAPQEPQWSLPSKEVPGSLVNGLQPLPAHQENGFSPKGTAGDKSLGRAAEGLLPFAEAEAFLKKAVVQPPQVTEVL, from the exons CTGTGTTAGCCAGGATCCCCCAAGAGCCAAGACCTTCTCCAGAAGGTGACCCttcccctccaccaccaccaacaccgaTGTCAGCCTTGGTTCCTGACACTCCCCCGGACACACCTCCTGCCATGAAGAATGCCACTAATCCCAAACAGCTCCCACTGGAACCAGGGAATCCCACAGGGCAGACCTCACCTCAGCCAGCTCCCTCACAAGAAGAATGCCCATCCTCAGAAACAAAGAGCAGGGGACCCACCCCCACAGCCACAGGACCACGGGATGCCAAGCCTTCTCGAAGGAGCAGCCAACCATCCCCAACAACAGTGCCAGCCTCCGATAGCCCTCCTGCCAAGCAAG atgtaaagaaggcaggagagagacaCAAGCTTGCCAAAGAGCGCCGAGAAGAGCGGGCCAAGTACCTGG CGGCCAAGAAGGCAGTGtggctggagaaggaagagaaggccaAGGCGCTCCGGGAAAAGCAACTCCAGGAGCGCCGCCGACGGCTGGAGGAGCAGCGGCTTAAGGCCGAACAGCGCCGGGCTGCCCTGGAGGAGCGGCAGAGGCAGAAGCTCGAGAAAAACAAG GAGCGCTATGAAGCAGCAATCCAGCGGTCAGTGAAGAAGACATGGGCTGAAATCCGGCAACAGCGCTGGTCCTGGGCAGGGGCCCTGCATCACAGCTCCCCTGGACGTAAGACCA ATCGCAGTCTGCAGCTGAGTGCATGGGAGAGCAGCATTGTGGATCGTCTGATGACGCCCACCCTCTCCTTCCTGGCTCGGAGTCGCAGCGCGGTCACACTGCCCCGCAACGGCAGGGACCAGG CCGTGCCAGTGTGCCCACGCTCAGCCTCCGCCAGCCCCCTGACGCCTTGTAGTGCCCCTCGGAGTGCGCACCGCTGCACCCCGTCTGGGGAGCGCCCAGAGCGGCGCAAGCCCGGCACAGGTGGCAGCCCCGCACTGGCGCGCCGCCGGCTGGAAGCCGCGCCG gtgcagaaaaaggagaagaaggacaaGGAGCGggaaaatgagaaggaaaagaGCGCCCTGGCCCGCGAACGCAGCCTCAAGAAGCGCCAGTCGCTGCCAGCGTCCATCAGACCCCGGCTCTCCACCGGCGCTGAGCACAG cCCTAAGTCCAAGGCCCGGCCATCCTCTCCCTCTACAACCTGGCACAGACCTGCCTCCCCCTGCCCCAACCCAGGACCAGGCCATGCCCTCCCTCCAAAACCACCATCCCCCCGAGGCACCACTGCATCACCCAAGGGGCGGGTTCGGAGGAAGGAGGAGGCAAAAGAGAGCCCCAGCCCATCGGGGCCTGAGGATAAGAACCACAGCAAGAGCAGAACCGTTGAGGAAAAGGAGCCAGCTGCCCCAACTTCACCAGCGCCCTCACCAGTGCCCTCACCCACTCCAGCCCAGCCTCAGAAGGAGCAGTCCTCGACACAGATTGCTGCAG ACACTGCTGTCCCAGCTGTCCCGGCTGTCCCATCTGTTCCAACTGCCCCTCCTACCACTGCTCCCTCGGTGACCCCTAGCAAACCCATGGCGGGCACCACAGACCGAGAAGAAGCCACTCGGCTCCTGGCTGAGAAGCGGCGCCAGGCTCGGGAACAGAGGGAACGGGAAGAACAGGAGCGGAAGCTGCAGGCTGAAAGGGACAA GCGAATGCGGGAGGAGCAGCTGGCACGGGAGGCTGAGGCCCGGGCTGAACGTGAGGCCGAGGCCCGGAGACGGGAGGAGCAGGAGGCTCGAGAGAAGGCGCAggctgagcaggaggagcaggagcggCTGCAGAAGCAG AAAGAGGAGGCCGAAGCTCGATCCCGGGAAGAAGCTGAGCGCCAGCGCCTGGAGCGGGAAAAGCACTTTCagaaggaggaacaggagagaCAAGAGCGAAGAAAG CGGCTGGAGGAGATAATGAAGAGGACTCGGAAGTCAGAAGCCGCTGAAACCAAG CAGAAGCAGGATGGAAAAGAGACCACAGCTAACAATTCCAGCCCAG ACCCTGTGAAAGCTGTAGAGACCCGGCCTTCTGGGCTACAGAAGGATCCTATGCAGAAAGAGGAGCTGGCCCCCCAGGAGCCACAGTGGAG CCTGCCGAGCAAGGAGGTGCCAGGGTCCCTGGTAAATGGCCTGCAGCCTCTTCCAGCCCACCAGGAGAATGGCTTCTCTCCAAAGGGAACCGCTGGGGACAAGAGTCTGGGTCGAGCAGCAGAGGGACTCCTCCCATTTGCAGAGGCAGAAGCCTTTCTCAAGAAAGCAGTGGTGCAGCCTCCACAAGTCACAG AAGTTCTTTAA
- the Map7d1 gene encoding MAP7 domain-containing protein 1 isoform X11, which translates to MESGPRVEPGPGAPVAVLARIPQEPRPSPEGDPSPPPPPTPMSALVPDTPPDTPPAMKNATNPKQLPLEPGNPTGQTSPQPAPSQEECPSSETKSRGPTPTATGPRDAKPSRRSSQPSPTTVPASDSPPAKQDVKKAGERHKLAKERREERAKYLAAKKAVWLEKEEKAKALREKQLQERRRRLEEQRLKAEQRRAALEERQRQKLEKNKERYEAAIQRSVKKTWAEIRQQRWSWAGALHHSSPGHRSLQLSAWESSIVDRLMTPTLSFLARSRSAVTLPRNGRDQGRGSGPGRRPTRARAGASLTPGPHPDRTHPSAAVPVCPRSASASPLTPCSAPRSAHRCTPSGERPERRKPGTGGSPALARRRLEAAPVQKKEKKDKERENEKEKSALARERSLKKRQSLPASIRPRLSTGAEHSPKSKARPSSPSTTWHRPASPCPNPGPGHALPPKPPSPRGTTASPKGRVRRKEEAKESPSPSGPEDKNHSKSRTVEEKEPAAPTSPAPSPVPSPTPAQPQKEQSSTQIAADTAVPAVPAVPSVPTAPPTTAPSVTPSKPMAGTTDREEATRLLAEKRRQAREQREREEQERKLQAERDKRMREEQLAREAEARAEREAEARRREEQEAREKAQAEQEEQERLQKQKEEAEARSREEAERQRLEREKHFQKEEQERQERRKRLEEIMKRTRKSEAAETKKQDGKETTANNSSPDPVKAVETRPSGLQKDPMQKEELAPQEPQWSLPSKEVPGSLVNGLQPLPAHQENGFSPKGTAGDKSLGRAAEGLLPFAEAEAFLKKAVVQPPQVTEVL; encoded by the exons CTGTGTTAGCCAGGATCCCCCAAGAGCCAAGACCTTCTCCAGAAGGTGACCCttcccctccaccaccaccaacaccgaTGTCAGCCTTGGTTCCTGACACTCCCCCGGACACACCTCCTGCCATGAAGAATGCCACTAATCCCAAACAGCTCCCACTGGAACCAGGGAATCCCACAGGGCAGACCTCACCTCAGCCAGCTCCCTCACAAGAAGAATGCCCATCCTCAGAAACAAAGAGCAGGGGACCCACCCCCACAGCCACAGGACCACGGGATGCCAAGCCTTCTCGAAGGAGCAGCCAACCATCCCCAACAACAGTGCCAGCCTCCGATAGCCCTCCTGCCAAGCAAG atgtaaagaaggcaggagagagacaCAAGCTTGCCAAAGAGCGCCGAGAAGAGCGGGCCAAGTACCTGG CGGCCAAGAAGGCAGTGtggctggagaaggaagagaaggccaAGGCGCTCCGGGAAAAGCAACTCCAGGAGCGCCGCCGACGGCTGGAGGAGCAGCGGCTTAAGGCCGAACAGCGCCGGGCTGCCCTGGAGGAGCGGCAGAGGCAGAAGCTCGAGAAAAACAAG GAGCGCTATGAAGCAGCAATCCAGCGGTCAGTGAAGAAGACATGGGCTGAAATCCGGCAACAGCGCTGGTCCTGGGCAGGGGCCCTGCATCACAGCTCCCCTGGAC ATCGCAGTCTGCAGCTGAGTGCATGGGAGAGCAGCATTGTGGATCGTCTGATGACGCCCACCCTCTCCTTCCTGGCTCGGAGTCGCAGCGCGGTCACACTGCCCCGCAACGGCAGGGACCAGGGTAGGGGCAGCGGCCCTGGGAGACGCCCCACGAGGGCCCGGGCAGGGGCCAGCCTCACGCCCGGGCCACACCCCGACCGCACTCATCCCTCTGCAGCCGTGCCAGTGTGCCCACGCTCAGCCTCCGCCAGCCCCCTGACGCCTTGTAGTGCCCCTCGGAGTGCGCACCGCTGCACCCCGTCTGGGGAGCGCCCAGAGCGGCGCAAGCCCGGCACAGGTGGCAGCCCCGCACTGGCGCGCCGCCGGCTGGAAGCCGCGCCG gtgcagaaaaaggagaagaaggacaaGGAGCGggaaaatgagaaggaaaagaGCGCCCTGGCCCGCGAACGCAGCCTCAAGAAGCGCCAGTCGCTGCCAGCGTCCATCAGACCCCGGCTCTCCACCGGCGCTGAGCACAG cCCTAAGTCCAAGGCCCGGCCATCCTCTCCCTCTACAACCTGGCACAGACCTGCCTCCCCCTGCCCCAACCCAGGACCAGGCCATGCCCTCCCTCCAAAACCACCATCCCCCCGAGGCACCACTGCATCACCCAAGGGGCGGGTTCGGAGGAAGGAGGAGGCAAAAGAGAGCCCCAGCCCATCGGGGCCTGAGGATAAGAACCACAGCAAGAGCAGAACCGTTGAGGAAAAGGAGCCAGCTGCCCCAACTTCACCAGCGCCCTCACCAGTGCCCTCACCCACTCCAGCCCAGCCTCAGAAGGAGCAGTCCTCGACACAGATTGCTGCAG ACACTGCTGTCCCAGCTGTCCCGGCTGTCCCATCTGTTCCAACTGCCCCTCCTACCACTGCTCCCTCGGTGACCCCTAGCAAACCCATGGCGGGCACCACAGACCGAGAAGAAGCCACTCGGCTCCTGGCTGAGAAGCGGCGCCAGGCTCGGGAACAGAGGGAACGGGAAGAACAGGAGCGGAAGCTGCAGGCTGAAAGGGACAA GCGAATGCGGGAGGAGCAGCTGGCACGGGAGGCTGAGGCCCGGGCTGAACGTGAGGCCGAGGCCCGGAGACGGGAGGAGCAGGAGGCTCGAGAGAAGGCGCAggctgagcaggaggagcaggagcggCTGCAGAAGCAG AAAGAGGAGGCCGAAGCTCGATCCCGGGAAGAAGCTGAGCGCCAGCGCCTGGAGCGGGAAAAGCACTTTCagaaggaggaacaggagagaCAAGAGCGAAGAAAG CGGCTGGAGGAGATAATGAAGAGGACTCGGAAGTCAGAAGCCGCTGAAACCAAG AAGCAGGATGGAAAAGAGACCACAGCTAACAATTCCAGCCCAG ACCCTGTGAAAGCTGTAGAGACCCGGCCTTCTGGGCTACAGAAGGATCCTATGCAGAAAGAGGAGCTGGCCCCCCAGGAGCCACAGTGGAG CCTGCCGAGCAAGGAGGTGCCAGGGTCCCTGGTAAATGGCCTGCAGCCTCTTCCAGCCCACCAGGAGAATGGCTTCTCTCCAAAGGGAACCGCTGGGGACAAGAGTCTGGGTCGAGCAGCAGAGGGACTCCTCCCATTTGCAGAGGCAGAAGCCTTTCTCAAGAAAGCAGTGGTGCAGCCTCCACAAGTCACAG AAGTTCTTTAA
- the Map7d1 gene encoding MAP7 domain-containing protein 1 isoform X14 — protein sequence MESGPRVEPGPGAPVAVLARIPQEPRPSPEGDPSPPPPPTPMSALVPDTPPDTPPAMKNATNPKQLPLEPGNPTGQTSPQPAPSQEECPSSETKSRGPTPTATGPRDAKPSRRSSQPSPTTVPASDSPPAKQDVKKAGERHKLAKERREERAKYLAAKKAVWLEKEEKAKALREKQLQERRRRLEEQRLKAEQRRAALEERQRQKLEKNKERYEAAIQRSVKKTWAEIRQQRWSWAGALHHSSPGHRSLQLSAWESSIVDRLMTPTLSFLARSRSAVTLPRNGRDQAVPVCPRSASASPLTPCSAPRSAHRCTPSGERPERRKPGTGGSPALARRRLEAAPVQKKEKKDKERENEKEKSALARERSLKKRQSLPASIRPRLSTGAEHSPKSKARPSSPSTTWHRPASPCPNPGPGHALPPKPPSPRGTTASPKGRVRRKEEAKESPSPSGPEDKNHSKSRTVEEKEPAAPTSPAPSPVPSPTPAQPQKEQSSTQIAADTAVPAVPAVPSVPTAPPTTAPSVTPSKPMAGTTDREEATRLLAEKRRQAREQREREEQERKLQAERDKRMREEQLAREAEARAEREAEARRREEQEAREKAQAEQEEQERLQKQKEEAEARSREEAERQRLEREKHFQKEEQERQERRKRLEEIMKRTRKSEAAETKQKQDGKETTANNSSPDPVKAVETRPSGLQKDPMQKEELAPQEPQWSLPSKEVPGSLVNGLQPLPAHQENGFSPKGTAGDKSLGRAAEGLLPFAEAEAFLKKAVVQPPQVTEVL from the exons CTGTGTTAGCCAGGATCCCCCAAGAGCCAAGACCTTCTCCAGAAGGTGACCCttcccctccaccaccaccaacaccgaTGTCAGCCTTGGTTCCTGACACTCCCCCGGACACACCTCCTGCCATGAAGAATGCCACTAATCCCAAACAGCTCCCACTGGAACCAGGGAATCCCACAGGGCAGACCTCACCTCAGCCAGCTCCCTCACAAGAAGAATGCCCATCCTCAGAAACAAAGAGCAGGGGACCCACCCCCACAGCCACAGGACCACGGGATGCCAAGCCTTCTCGAAGGAGCAGCCAACCATCCCCAACAACAGTGCCAGCCTCCGATAGCCCTCCTGCCAAGCAAG atgtaaagaaggcaggagagagacaCAAGCTTGCCAAAGAGCGCCGAGAAGAGCGGGCCAAGTACCTGG CGGCCAAGAAGGCAGTGtggctggagaaggaagagaaggccaAGGCGCTCCGGGAAAAGCAACTCCAGGAGCGCCGCCGACGGCTGGAGGAGCAGCGGCTTAAGGCCGAACAGCGCCGGGCTGCCCTGGAGGAGCGGCAGAGGCAGAAGCTCGAGAAAAACAAG GAGCGCTATGAAGCAGCAATCCAGCGGTCAGTGAAGAAGACATGGGCTGAAATCCGGCAACAGCGCTGGTCCTGGGCAGGGGCCCTGCATCACAGCTCCCCTGGAC ATCGCAGTCTGCAGCTGAGTGCATGGGAGAGCAGCATTGTGGATCGTCTGATGACGCCCACCCTCTCCTTCCTGGCTCGGAGTCGCAGCGCGGTCACACTGCCCCGCAACGGCAGGGACCAGG CCGTGCCAGTGTGCCCACGCTCAGCCTCCGCCAGCCCCCTGACGCCTTGTAGTGCCCCTCGGAGTGCGCACCGCTGCACCCCGTCTGGGGAGCGCCCAGAGCGGCGCAAGCCCGGCACAGGTGGCAGCCCCGCACTGGCGCGCCGCCGGCTGGAAGCCGCGCCG gtgcagaaaaaggagaagaaggacaaGGAGCGggaaaatgagaaggaaaagaGCGCCCTGGCCCGCGAACGCAGCCTCAAGAAGCGCCAGTCGCTGCCAGCGTCCATCAGACCCCGGCTCTCCACCGGCGCTGAGCACAG cCCTAAGTCCAAGGCCCGGCCATCCTCTCCCTCTACAACCTGGCACAGACCTGCCTCCCCCTGCCCCAACCCAGGACCAGGCCATGCCCTCCCTCCAAAACCACCATCCCCCCGAGGCACCACTGCATCACCCAAGGGGCGGGTTCGGAGGAAGGAGGAGGCAAAAGAGAGCCCCAGCCCATCGGGGCCTGAGGATAAGAACCACAGCAAGAGCAGAACCGTTGAGGAAAAGGAGCCAGCTGCCCCAACTTCACCAGCGCCCTCACCAGTGCCCTCACCCACTCCAGCCCAGCCTCAGAAGGAGCAGTCCTCGACACAGATTGCTGCAG ACACTGCTGTCCCAGCTGTCCCGGCTGTCCCATCTGTTCCAACTGCCCCTCCTACCACTGCTCCCTCGGTGACCCCTAGCAAACCCATGGCGGGCACCACAGACCGAGAAGAAGCCACTCGGCTCCTGGCTGAGAAGCGGCGCCAGGCTCGGGAACAGAGGGAACGGGAAGAACAGGAGCGGAAGCTGCAGGCTGAAAGGGACAA GCGAATGCGGGAGGAGCAGCTGGCACGGGAGGCTGAGGCCCGGGCTGAACGTGAGGCCGAGGCCCGGAGACGGGAGGAGCAGGAGGCTCGAGAGAAGGCGCAggctgagcaggaggagcaggagcggCTGCAGAAGCAG AAAGAGGAGGCCGAAGCTCGATCCCGGGAAGAAGCTGAGCGCCAGCGCCTGGAGCGGGAAAAGCACTTTCagaaggaggaacaggagagaCAAGAGCGAAGAAAG CGGCTGGAGGAGATAATGAAGAGGACTCGGAAGTCAGAAGCCGCTGAAACCAAG CAGAAGCAGGATGGAAAAGAGACCACAGCTAACAATTCCAGCCCAG ACCCTGTGAAAGCTGTAGAGACCCGGCCTTCTGGGCTACAGAAGGATCCTATGCAGAAAGAGGAGCTGGCCCCCCAGGAGCCACAGTGGAG CCTGCCGAGCAAGGAGGTGCCAGGGTCCCTGGTAAATGGCCTGCAGCCTCTTCCAGCCCACCAGGAGAATGGCTTCTCTCCAAAGGGAACCGCTGGGGACAAGAGTCTGGGTCGAGCAGCAGAGGGACTCCTCCCATTTGCAGAGGCAGAAGCCTTTCTCAAGAAAGCAGTGGTGCAGCCTCCACAAGTCACAG AAGTTCTTTAA
- the Map7d1 gene encoding MAP7 domain-containing protein 1 isoform X7 → MESGPRVEPGPGAPVAVLARIPQEPRPSPEGDPSPPPPPTPMSALVPDTPPDTPPAMKNATNPKQLPLEPGNPTGQTSPQPAPSQEECPSSETKSRGPTPTATGPRDAKPSRRSSQPSPTTVPASDSPPAKQDVKKAGERHKLAKERREERAKYLAAKKAVWLEKEEKAKALREKQLQERRRRLEEQRLKAEQRRAALEERQRQKLEKNKERYEAAIQRSVKKTWAEIRQQRWSWAGALHHSSPGRGSRCSVSAVNLPKHVDSIINKRLSKSSATLWNSPSRNRSLQLSAWESSIVDRLMTPTLSFLARSRSAVTLPRNGRDQAVPVCPRSASASPLTPCSAPRSAHRCTPSGERPERRKPGTGGSPALARRRLEAAPVQKKEKKDKERENEKEKSALARERSLKKRQSLPASIRPRLSTGAEHSPKSKARPSSPSTTWHRPASPCPNPGPGHALPPKPPSPRGTTASPKGRVRRKEEAKESPSPSGPEDKNHSKSRTVEEKEPAAPTSPAPSPVPSPTPAQPQKEQSSTQIAADTAVPAVPAVPSVPTAPPTTAPSVTPSKPMAGTTDREEATRLLAEKRRQAREQREREEQERKLQAERDKRMREEQLAREAEARAEREAEARRREEQEAREKAQAEQEEQERLQKQKEEAEARSREEAERQRLEREKHFQKEEQERQERRKRLEEIMKRTRKSEAAETKKQDGKETTANNSSPDPVKAVETRPSGLQKDPMQKEELAPQEPQWSLPSKEVPGSLVNGLQPLPAHQENGFSPKGTAGDKSLGRAAEGLLPFAEAEAFLKKAVVQPPQVTEVL, encoded by the exons CTGTGTTAGCCAGGATCCCCCAAGAGCCAAGACCTTCTCCAGAAGGTGACCCttcccctccaccaccaccaacaccgaTGTCAGCCTTGGTTCCTGACACTCCCCCGGACACACCTCCTGCCATGAAGAATGCCACTAATCCCAAACAGCTCCCACTGGAACCAGGGAATCCCACAGGGCAGACCTCACCTCAGCCAGCTCCCTCACAAGAAGAATGCCCATCCTCAGAAACAAAGAGCAGGGGACCCACCCCCACAGCCACAGGACCACGGGATGCCAAGCCTTCTCGAAGGAGCAGCCAACCATCCCCAACAACAGTGCCAGCCTCCGATAGCCCTCCTGCCAAGCAAG atgtaaagaaggcaggagagagacaCAAGCTTGCCAAAGAGCGCCGAGAAGAGCGGGCCAAGTACCTGG CGGCCAAGAAGGCAGTGtggctggagaaggaagagaaggccaAGGCGCTCCGGGAAAAGCAACTCCAGGAGCGCCGCCGACGGCTGGAGGAGCAGCGGCTTAAGGCCGAACAGCGCCGGGCTGCCCTGGAGGAGCGGCAGAGGCAGAAGCTCGAGAAAAACAAG GAGCGCTATGAAGCAGCAATCCAGCGGTCAGTGAAGAAGACATGGGCTGAAATCCGGCAACAGCGCTGGTCCTGGGCAGGGGCCCTGCATCACAGCTCCCCTGGAC GTGGGAGCAGGTGCTCCGTGTCGGCAGTAAACCTGCCCAAACACGTGGACTCTATAATCAACAAGCGGCTCTCAAAGTCCTCTGCCACGCTCTGGAACTCCCCCAGTAGAA ATCGCAGTCTGCAGCTGAGTGCATGGGAGAGCAGCATTGTGGATCGTCTGATGACGCCCACCCTCTCCTTCCTGGCTCGGAGTCGCAGCGCGGTCACACTGCCCCGCAACGGCAGGGACCAGG CCGTGCCAGTGTGCCCACGCTCAGCCTCCGCCAGCCCCCTGACGCCTTGTAGTGCCCCTCGGAGTGCGCACCGCTGCACCCCGTCTGGGGAGCGCCCAGAGCGGCGCAAGCCCGGCACAGGTGGCAGCCCCGCACTGGCGCGCCGCCGGCTGGAAGCCGCGCCG gtgcagaaaaaggagaagaaggacaaGGAGCGggaaaatgagaaggaaaagaGCGCCCTGGCCCGCGAACGCAGCCTCAAGAAGCGCCAGTCGCTGCCAGCGTCCATCAGACCCCGGCTCTCCACCGGCGCTGAGCACAG cCCTAAGTCCAAGGCCCGGCCATCCTCTCCCTCTACAACCTGGCACAGACCTGCCTCCCCCTGCCCCAACCCAGGACCAGGCCATGCCCTCCCTCCAAAACCACCATCCCCCCGAGGCACCACTGCATCACCCAAGGGGCGGGTTCGGAGGAAGGAGGAGGCAAAAGAGAGCCCCAGCCCATCGGGGCCTGAGGATAAGAACCACAGCAAGAGCAGAACCGTTGAGGAAAAGGAGCCAGCTGCCCCAACTTCACCAGCGCCCTCACCAGTGCCCTCACCCACTCCAGCCCAGCCTCAGAAGGAGCAGTCCTCGACACAGATTGCTGCAG ACACTGCTGTCCCAGCTGTCCCGGCTGTCCCATCTGTTCCAACTGCCCCTCCTACCACTGCTCCCTCGGTGACCCCTAGCAAACCCATGGCGGGCACCACAGACCGAGAAGAAGCCACTCGGCTCCTGGCTGAGAAGCGGCGCCAGGCTCGGGAACAGAGGGAACGGGAAGAACAGGAGCGGAAGCTGCAGGCTGAAAGGGACAA GCGAATGCGGGAGGAGCAGCTGGCACGGGAGGCTGAGGCCCGGGCTGAACGTGAGGCCGAGGCCCGGAGACGGGAGGAGCAGGAGGCTCGAGAGAAGGCGCAggctgagcaggaggagcaggagcggCTGCAGAAGCAG AAAGAGGAGGCCGAAGCTCGATCCCGGGAAGAAGCTGAGCGCCAGCGCCTGGAGCGGGAAAAGCACTTTCagaaggaggaacaggagagaCAAGAGCGAAGAAAG CGGCTGGAGGAGATAATGAAGAGGACTCGGAAGTCAGAAGCCGCTGAAACCAAG AAGCAGGATGGAAAAGAGACCACAGCTAACAATTCCAGCCCAG ACCCTGTGAAAGCTGTAGAGACCCGGCCTTCTGGGCTACAGAAGGATCCTATGCAGAAAGAGGAGCTGGCCCCCCAGGAGCCACAGTGGAG CCTGCCGAGCAAGGAGGTGCCAGGGTCCCTGGTAAATGGCCTGCAGCCTCTTCCAGCCCACCAGGAGAATGGCTTCTCTCCAAAGGGAACCGCTGGGGACAAGAGTCTGGGTCGAGCAGCAGAGGGACTCCTCCCATTTGCAGAGGCAGAAGCCTTTCTCAAGAAAGCAGTGGTGCAGCCTCCACAAGTCACAG AAGTTCTTTAA